A single genomic interval of Cucumis sativus cultivar 9930 chromosome 5, Cucumber_9930_V3, whole genome shotgun sequence harbors:
- the LOC101203587 gene encoding cytosolic endo-beta-N-acetylglucosaminidase 1 isoform X1: protein MAEQSTISTGSDPPPFDPTEPSTPIAFPIKTLEDLESRAYFKSFHYPFNKSTVALQPLPLPDRRRMLVCHDMAGGYKDDKWVQGGTNPDAFGIWHWYLIDVFVYFSHDLVTLPPPCWTNTAHRHGVKVLGTFILEGGGKDVRDTLLLTKESAQMYAERLTELTIALGFDGWLMNMEISLNSHQIPHMKEFVSHLTRSMHSKLPGSLVIWYDSVTIDGKLDWQNQLNERNKPFFDICDGIYVNYGWKEDTPKNSAAAAGERKYDVYMGIDVFGRGTYGGGEWHTNVALDLLRKDDVSAAVFAPGWVYEHEQETDFQTAQNKWWNLVKKSWGLVQSYPKLLPFYSNFDQGHGHHVSIDGEQISDASWNNLSSQGFQPILDVTDASTSHSIQAYLNFKEVYNGGGSIALEGTLEQNCYTEIRLFRGELVLGEDPLICMYSSQLNGDSQVGLSLEFLSNTNKRKLLLTSSIQKQFSNDFSEVIETTPLEAPRISPHWSVQVGRIQMNGYKLTNINILCYRSSLETTEPKYTSELDKNNTLDRNSSSKYFAVLGSITLRTCEEPDLPPSDSWIVESPYTKWTPSPEGTRTLDIKITWKLKDSSNHTVMDHYNVYVVKVAEGCKSHVDEIQNVPEYLGVAHVEAFYVSNLAVHSSTSRLKFMIQVCGVDGSSHRLEDSPFLYLDIEDIWVCKCSSLSQIYSVLTSMKETIRASIKNMIVEFVK, encoded by the exons atGGCGGAACAGAGCACTATCTCAACAGGATCGGATCCTCCTCCATTTGACCCAACTGAACCGTCTACTCCTATTGCTTTCCCAATCAAAACTCTCGAGGACCTTGAATCAAGGGCCTACTTCAAGTCATTCCATTACCCATTTAATAAATCCACGGTTGCTCTTCAACCTCTGCCGTTGCCTGACCGGCGGAGAATGCTTGTGTGTCATGATATGGCTGGTGGATATAAAGACGATAAATGGGTTCAGGGAGGAACTAATCCAGATGCTTTTGGAATATGGCATTGGTATTTGATCGATGTTTTTGTGTATTTCTCGCATGATTTGGTCACGCTTCCACCTCCTTGTTGGACAAATACAGCTCACAGGCACGGCGTCAAG GTGCTAGGAACTTTTATTCTTGAAGGAGGGGGAAAGGATGTTCGGGATACCTTGCTTTTAACAAAGGAATCTGCTCAAATGTATGCGGAGCGCTTAACCGAACTTACTATTGCATTAGGCTTTGATGGATGGCTG ATGAATATGGAAATCTCTTTGAATTCTCACCAAATTCCCCATATGAAAGAATTTGTCAGCCATTTAACTCGGTCTATGCATTCTAAGCTACCAGGATCTTTAGTTATATG GTATGACAGTGTAACCATAGATGGTAAGCTTGACTGGCAAAATCAATTGAATGAGAGAAATAAACCTTTCTTTGATATCTGCGATGGAATATATGTAAACTATGGTTGGAAA GAAGATACTCCTAAAAAttctgctgctgctgctggaGAGAGAAAGTATGATGTGTATATGGGCATTGATGTTTTTGGGAGAGGTACTTATGGTGGTGGAGAATGGCAT ACAAATGTTGCGCTGGATCTTCTGAGAAAGGATGATGTTTCGGCAGCCGTATTTGCTCCTGGGTGGGTGTATGAGCACGAGCAGGAAACAGATTTTCAGACTGCTCAAAATAA ATGGTGGAATCTTGTGAAGAAATCCTGGGGTTTAGTGCAAAGTTACCCAAAACTGTTACCATTCTACTCAAATTTTGATCAG GGTCATGGTCATCATGTTTCCATAGATGGAGAACAAATATCAGATGCTTCTTGGAACAATCTGTCCAGTCAAGGGTTCCAG CCTATACTTGATGTGACTGATGCTTCAACTTCACATTCTATCCAAGCTTATTTAAA TTTTAAGGAAGTCTACAATGGGGGAGGAAGCATTGCATTAGAAGGGACTCTGGAGCAAAATTGCTACACTGAAATACGACTCTTTCGAGGAGAGCTTGTTTTGGGGGAAGATCCTTTAATATGCATGTATTCG TCACAGTTAAATGGGGATTCTCAAGTAGGCCTTTCGTTGGAGTTTCTTTCTAACACAAATAAGAGAAAGTTACTTCTTACCTCCAGCATTCAAAAGCAATTCTCAAACGATTTCTCCGAAGTGATTGAGACAACTCCACTTGAAGCACCTAGAATTTCTCCTCACTGGTCCGTTCAAGTAGGTCGTATTCAAATGAATGGATACAaactaacaaatataaatattctaTGCTACAGATCAAGCCTTGAAACTACTGAACCAAAATACACATCTGAACTTGACAAAAATAACACACTAGATCGCAATTCGTCATCCAAGTACTTTGCAGTGCTCGGAAGTATCACTTTACGAACTTGTGAGGAACCAGATCTTCCTCCCAGTGATTCATGGATAGTTGAAAGTCCATATACTAAATGGACTCCAAGTCCAGAGGGAACAAGGACACTTGACATTAAGATCACTTGGAAGTTGAAAGATAGCAGTAACCACACAGTGATGGATCACTACAATGTCTATGTGGTAAAAGTAGCCGAAGGTTGCAAATCCCATGTGGACGAAATACAAAATGTTCCAGAGTACCTTGGGGTGGCACATGTAGAAGCTTTTTATGTTTCTAACCTTGCAGTTCATTCTAGCACCTCACGGCTCAAATTTATGATCCAAGTTTGTGGAGTGGATGGGAGTAGCCACAGGTTGGAAGActctccatttctttatttggaTATTGAAG ATATATGGGTTTGCAAATGTTCATCTCTCAGTCAAATCTACTCCGTCTTGACGTCTATGAAAGAGACCATAAGGGCGTCAATAAAGAACATGATCGTTGAGTTCgtgaaatga
- the LOC101203587 gene encoding cytosolic endo-beta-N-acetylglucosaminidase 1 isoform X2: MAEQSTISTGSDPPPFDPTEPSTPIAFPIKTLEDLESRAYFKSFHYPFNKSTVALQPLPLPDRRRMLVCHDMAGGYKDDKWVQGGTNPDAFGIWHWYLIDVFVYFSHDLVTLPPPCWTNTAHRHGVKVLGTFILEGGGKDVRDTLLLTKESAQMYAERLTELTIALGFDGWLMNMEISLNSHQIPHMKEFVSHLTRSMHSKLPGSLVIWYDSVTIDGKLDWQNQLNERNKPFFDICDGIYVNYGWKEDTPKNSAAAAGERKYDVYMGIDVFGRGTYGGGEWHTNVALDLLRKDDVSAAVFAPGWVYEHEQETDFQTAQNKWWNLVKKSWGLVQSYPKLLPFYSNFDQGHGHHVSIDGEQISDASWNNLSSQGFQPILDVTDASTSHSIQAYLNFKEVYNGGGSIALEGTLEQNCYTEIRLFRGELVLGEDPLICMYSSQLNGDSQVGLSLEFLSNTNKRKLLLTSSIQKQFSNDFSEVIETTPLEAPRISPHWSVQVGRIQMNGYKLTNINILCYRSSLETTEPKYTSELDKNNTLDRNSSSKYFAVLGSITLRTCEEPDLPPSDSWIVESPYTKWTPSPEGTRTLDIKITWKLKDSSNHTVMDHYNVYVVKVAEGCKSHVDEIQNVPEYLGVAHVEAFYVSNLAVHSSTSRLKFMIQVCGVDGSSHRLEDSPFLYLDIEVKSTPS; the protein is encoded by the exons atGGCGGAACAGAGCACTATCTCAACAGGATCGGATCCTCCTCCATTTGACCCAACTGAACCGTCTACTCCTATTGCTTTCCCAATCAAAACTCTCGAGGACCTTGAATCAAGGGCCTACTTCAAGTCATTCCATTACCCATTTAATAAATCCACGGTTGCTCTTCAACCTCTGCCGTTGCCTGACCGGCGGAGAATGCTTGTGTGTCATGATATGGCTGGTGGATATAAAGACGATAAATGGGTTCAGGGAGGAACTAATCCAGATGCTTTTGGAATATGGCATTGGTATTTGATCGATGTTTTTGTGTATTTCTCGCATGATTTGGTCACGCTTCCACCTCCTTGTTGGACAAATACAGCTCACAGGCACGGCGTCAAG GTGCTAGGAACTTTTATTCTTGAAGGAGGGGGAAAGGATGTTCGGGATACCTTGCTTTTAACAAAGGAATCTGCTCAAATGTATGCGGAGCGCTTAACCGAACTTACTATTGCATTAGGCTTTGATGGATGGCTG ATGAATATGGAAATCTCTTTGAATTCTCACCAAATTCCCCATATGAAAGAATTTGTCAGCCATTTAACTCGGTCTATGCATTCTAAGCTACCAGGATCTTTAGTTATATG GTATGACAGTGTAACCATAGATGGTAAGCTTGACTGGCAAAATCAATTGAATGAGAGAAATAAACCTTTCTTTGATATCTGCGATGGAATATATGTAAACTATGGTTGGAAA GAAGATACTCCTAAAAAttctgctgctgctgctggaGAGAGAAAGTATGATGTGTATATGGGCATTGATGTTTTTGGGAGAGGTACTTATGGTGGTGGAGAATGGCAT ACAAATGTTGCGCTGGATCTTCTGAGAAAGGATGATGTTTCGGCAGCCGTATTTGCTCCTGGGTGGGTGTATGAGCACGAGCAGGAAACAGATTTTCAGACTGCTCAAAATAA ATGGTGGAATCTTGTGAAGAAATCCTGGGGTTTAGTGCAAAGTTACCCAAAACTGTTACCATTCTACTCAAATTTTGATCAG GGTCATGGTCATCATGTTTCCATAGATGGAGAACAAATATCAGATGCTTCTTGGAACAATCTGTCCAGTCAAGGGTTCCAG CCTATACTTGATGTGACTGATGCTTCAACTTCACATTCTATCCAAGCTTATTTAAA TTTTAAGGAAGTCTACAATGGGGGAGGAAGCATTGCATTAGAAGGGACTCTGGAGCAAAATTGCTACACTGAAATACGACTCTTTCGAGGAGAGCTTGTTTTGGGGGAAGATCCTTTAATATGCATGTATTCG TCACAGTTAAATGGGGATTCTCAAGTAGGCCTTTCGTTGGAGTTTCTTTCTAACACAAATAAGAGAAAGTTACTTCTTACCTCCAGCATTCAAAAGCAATTCTCAAACGATTTCTCCGAAGTGATTGAGACAACTCCACTTGAAGCACCTAGAATTTCTCCTCACTGGTCCGTTCAAGTAGGTCGTATTCAAATGAATGGATACAaactaacaaatataaatattctaTGCTACAGATCAAGCCTTGAAACTACTGAACCAAAATACACATCTGAACTTGACAAAAATAACACACTAGATCGCAATTCGTCATCCAAGTACTTTGCAGTGCTCGGAAGTATCACTTTACGAACTTGTGAGGAACCAGATCTTCCTCCCAGTGATTCATGGATAGTTGAAAGTCCATATACTAAATGGACTCCAAGTCCAGAGGGAACAAGGACACTTGACATTAAGATCACTTGGAAGTTGAAAGATAGCAGTAACCACACAGTGATGGATCACTACAATGTCTATGTGGTAAAAGTAGCCGAAGGTTGCAAATCCCATGTGGACGAAATACAAAATGTTCCAGAGTACCTTGGGGTGGCACATGTAGAAGCTTTTTATGTTTCTAACCTTGCAGTTCATTCTAGCACCTCACGGCTCAAATTTATGATCCAAGTTTGTGGAGTGGATGGGAGTAGCCACAGGTTGGAAGActctccatttctttatttggaTATTGAAG TCAAATCTACTCCGTCTTGA
- the LOC101220537 gene encoding DEAD-box ATP-dependent RNA helicase 18: MDGDDVNRALTTTRFSDLQPPLSPPVIDALTQSGFQFCTPVQAATIPLLCSHKDVAVDAATGSGKTLAFVVPVVEILRRCSSRPKPHHVMGIIISPTRELSSQIYEVARPFVSTLSNFKAVLLVGGADVKVDMKVIEEEGANLLIGTPGRLFDIMDRIENLDFRNFEVLILDEADRLLDMGFQKQITSIISRLPKLRRTGLFSATQTEAVEELSKAGLRNPIRVEVKAESKPGPLSSTQLASSKTPSSLHIEYLECEADKKSTQLVDILIKNKSKKIIVYFMTCACVDYWGVVLPQLTGLKGLFLIPLHGKMKQTAREKALASFVSLSSGVLLCTDVAARGLDIPGVDCIVQYDPPQDPNVFVHRVGRTARLGREGSAIVFLLPKEEAYIEFLSIRRVPIQEKIYCSDASDIIPQIRTAAKRDRDVMEKGVKAFVSFIRAYKEHHCSFIFRWKELEVGKLAMGYGLLQLPLMPEVKHHSLSTDGFVPVEDINFEEVKYKDKSREKQRKKNLQAKKEAQKKLPKPEPKKTPNVAAPILRKKTARQRRATQTAEDEDELAHEYRLLKKLKKGTIDETEYAKLTGTEELL, from the exons ATGGACGGCGACGATGTAAACCGAGCCTTAACCACCACACGCTTCTCCGATCTCCAACCTCCCCTCTCTCCACCTGTTATTGATGCTTTGACTCAATCTGGTTTTCAATTCTGTACTCCAGTTCAAGCCGCCACAATTCCATTGCTATGCAGCCACAAGGACGTCGCCGTTGATGCCGCCACTGGTTCCGGCAAAACCCTTGCGTTTGTAGTACCGGTCGTCGAAATCCTCCGTCGATGTTCTAGTCGCCCCAAACCTCACCAT GTAATGGGTATTATAATTTCGCCGACGAGGGAGCTTTCATCACAAATTTACGAGGTTGCTCGTCCTTTCGTTTCTACATTGTCGAATTTCAAAGCGGTGCTACTCGTTGGAGGCGCTGATGTGAAAGTAGACATGAAGGttatagaagaagaaggtgCCAACTTGTTGATTGGAACTCCAGGAAGGTTATTTGATATAATGGATCGTATCGAGAACTTGGATTTCCGGAACTTTGAG GTTCTGATATTGGATGAGGCAGATAGGCTCCTGGACATGGGATTCCAGAAGCAGATAACTTCAATTATATCTCGTTTGCCTAAGCTTCGTAGGACTGGTCTCTTTTCGGCTACACAAACTGAGGCAGTTGAAGAGCTTTCAAAAGCAGGGCTAAGAAATCCTATCAGGGTCGAAGTAAAGGCAGAATCAAAGCCCGGTCCATTGTCATCAACACAACTTGCCTCTTCAAAGACTCCATCCAGTCTTCATATTGAG TATTTGGAATGCGAAGCAGACAAGAAGTCCACCCAACTTGTTGATATTCTTATTAAGaacaaatccaaaaaaatcATAGT TTACTTCATGACTTGTGCATGTGTTGACTATTGGGGAGTTGTTCTACCTCAGCTTACTGGTTTGAAAGGTTTATTCTTGATCCCTCTGCATGGGAAAATGAAAcag ACTGCCAGGGAGAAAGCACTAGCCTCATTTGTATCCCTTTCAAGTGGTGTTCTTCTATGCACAGATGTTGCAGCCCGTGGACTTGACATTCCTGGCGTTGATTGTATTGTTCAG TATGATCCTCCCCAAGATCCTAATGTCTTTGTACATAGAGTTGGTCGGACTGCTCGATTGGGTAGAGAAGGAAGtgccattgtttttcttttgccgAAG GAAGAAGCTTATATAGAATTTCTTTCCATAAGAAGGGTTCCTATAcaagagaaaatttattgtagTGATGCATCGGATATAATTCCACAG ATACGAACAGCGGCAAAAAGGGATCGTGATGTCATGGAGAAGGGCGTTAAGgcatttgtttcttttatacGTGCTTATAAAGAACACCACTGCTCCTTCATTTTCAG GTGGAAAGAACTTGAAGTAGGGAAGTTGGCCATGGGTTATGGTCTGTTGCAGCTGCCTTTGATGCCTGAGGTGAAGCACCACTCGCTTTCGACTGACGGTTTTGTTCCAGTTGAAGATATTAACTTTGAGGAGGTTAAATACAA AGACAAATCTCGGGAAAAACAACGGAAGAAAAACCTTCAAGCTAAGAAGGAAGCGCAAAAGAAACTGCCAAAACCTGAACCCAAAAAGACCCCCAATGTTGCAGCTCCCATCTTGAGAAAGAAAACAGCCCGACAGAGACGTGCTACACAGACAGCTGAAGACGAGGATGAGTTGGCACACGAATATCGATTGTTGAAAAAGCTCAAAAAGGGAACCATTGATGAAACCGAATATGCAAAACTAACTGGGACAGAGGAGCTACTATGA